The following coding sequences are from one bacterium window:
- a CDS encoding HAD-IA family hydrolase yields MTPPLFLLDLGNVLLKLDFERFVSRAAERGVRSREEIRERYIVGESKKRFERGQCTAPEFIEELREFLGWSATTANRERLRLIWCDIFDEFPGARAALAQLKQWGTVWVLSDTDPLHIEWVRREFSWALEVEQVLTSYERGKMKSDPGVFETIVAESGIAPERILFIDDLAKNREAAHKARITTHLFTTWEQAWEEIA; encoded by the coding sequence ATGACACCCCCACTCTTCCTCCTCGACCTCGGCAACGTCCTCTTGAAGCTTGACTTTGAGCGGTTTGTCTCGCGTGCGGCGGAGCGTGGGGTGCGGTCGCGGGAGGAAATTCGCGAGCGGTACATAGTAGGTGAGAGCAAAAAGCGCTTCGAACGGGGCCAGTGTACGGCTCCTGAGTTCATTGAAGAGCTGCGCGAGTTTCTGGGCTGGTCGGCAACCACAGCGAACCGCGAGCGGCTGCGGTTGATTTGGTGCGATATTTTTGACGAATTTCCCGGAGCGCGTGCGGCGCTGGCACAGTTGAAGCAGTGGGGCACGGTCTGGGTGCTATCCGATACCGATCCGCTGCATATCGAATGGGTTCGGCGCGAGTTCTCGTGGGCGCTTGAAGTCGAGCAGGTGTTGACCTCCTACGAGCGCGGCAAGATGAAATCCGATCCCGGTGTTTTTGAGACAATTGTCGCGGAGTCAGGCATTGCACCAGAGCGAATATTGTTCATTGACGATCTGGCGAAAAATCGTGAAGCCGCGCACAAAGCGAGGAT
- a CDS encoding SRPBCC domain-containing protein: protein MATKKKTVTTSAGVKLASGKIGFTVATTMRAPLKKVWEAATKAKHVEKFFVNKVKGDFNENFETVFWTWPSHGTFPLYPVAYAPEQFLEFHWPLHGSKTQLSTVRFEFTEKKGVVTLTITESGWSTRGLKYAFENCQGWTEFGNYLQAYVMWKKDMRTQR from the coding sequence ATGGCAACCAAAAAGAAGACGGTGACCACGAGCGCCGGTGTGAAACTGGCCTCGGGCAAGATCGGGTTCACGGTGGCGACGACGATGCGCGCACCGCTCAAGAAGGTGTGGGAAGCGGCGACGAAGGCCAAGCACGTCGAGAAGTTCTTCGTGAACAAGGTCAAGGGCGACTTCAACGAGAATTTTGAAACAGTGTTTTGGACCTGGCCGAGTCACGGCACGTTTCCGCTCTATCCTGTTGCATATGCACCGGAGCAATTTCTCGAGTTTCACTGGCCGCTGCATGGCTCCAAGACGCAACTCTCGACCGTGCGCTTCGAGTTCACCGAGAAAAAAGGCGTAGTCACGCTGACCATTACCGAGTCCGGCTGGAGCACGCGCGGCCTGAAATACGCCTTCGAAAACTGCCAGGGCTGGACCGAGTTCGGCAACTACCTGCAGGCGTATGTCATGTGGAAGAAGGATATGCGCACCCAGCGTTGA
- a CDS encoding DUF1428 family protein, giving the protein MKGYVVLFLLPLPKKNLAEYKKLARRFGRVAVDHGALHYREFIGEDLKPKYAPPFTNVLPLKARRGGHHLGLGVQIAQAPRQNDARDAPRPAHGEDDERKTALRHEEDVLGRLRDDCRSEGEVAGMHWLSDIVRHR; this is encoded by the coding sequence ATGAAAGGCTACGTAGTTCTATTCCTGCTGCCGCTGCCGAAGAAGAATTTGGCGGAGTACAAGAAGCTGGCGCGGCGGTTCGGGCGGGTGGCGGTGGATCATGGCGCGCTGCACTATCGCGAGTTCATTGGCGAGGATTTGAAGCCGAAATATGCACCGCCCTTTACGAACGTGCTGCCCTTGAAAGCGCGGCGAGGTGGCCATCACCTCGGTCTTGGAGTTCAAATCGCGCAAGCACCGCGACAAAACGATGCTCGCGATGCTCCACGACCCGCGCATGGAGAAGATGATGAAAGAAAAACCGCTCTTCGACATGAAGAAGATGTACTGGGCAGGCTTCGAGACGATTGTCGAAGCGAAGGGGAAGTAGCGGGAATGCATTGGCTAAGTGACATTGTACGACACCGATGA